The proteins below come from a single Desulfovibrio sp. Huiquan2017 genomic window:
- a CDS encoding HD domain-containing protein has product MAPSEMKLYDYVDPVDAECVRREVEDLMRAFFPGYDGAIFRNAFADVERLFAGGYPGYRASNTKYHNFEHTCSVVLAAVRLVYGAMVRGETFAEGDCLKGLLAALFHDVGLIQDEDDVQGTGAKHTVGHEERSIQFMRCYLADALSEQDVEDIADCIRCTILAMSPGKIAFRTDAMRQMGYFTGTADLLAQIADRYYLEKLLLLFEEFKEAKLPGYGNAFDLVLKTRSFYKDVARKRLDREFQGADRYMLAYSRSWLSVDKDLYREAIERNLAYLDKILAECNGDLDEFVAKLRRNYVNEPLC; this is encoded by the coding sequence ATGGCACCGTCTGAGATGAAGCTGTATGACTATGTGGACCCGGTGGACGCCGAGTGCGTGCGCCGGGAGGTCGAGGACCTCATGCGGGCGTTTTTCCCCGGCTATGACGGCGCGATCTTCCGAAACGCCTTCGCCGATGTGGAGCGTCTTTTCGCGGGTGGGTATCCCGGTTACCGGGCGAGCAACACCAAGTACCACAACTTCGAGCACACCTGTTCCGTGGTCCTGGCCGCCGTCCGGCTGGTTTACGGGGCCATGGTCCGGGGCGAGACCTTTGCCGAAGGCGACTGTCTCAAGGGGTTGCTGGCCGCGCTCTTCCACGATGTGGGCCTGATCCAGGACGAGGACGACGTCCAGGGCACCGGAGCGAAGCATACCGTGGGCCACGAGGAGCGGTCCATCCAGTTCATGCGCTGCTACCTGGCCGACGCCCTGTCCGAGCAGGACGTCGAGGACATCGCCGATTGCATCCGCTGCACCATCCTGGCCATGTCTCCGGGCAAGATAGCCTTCCGCACGGACGCCATGCGCCAGATGGGGTATTTCACGGGCACGGCCGATCTGCTGGCCCAGATCGCGGACCGTTACTACCTGGAAAAGCTCCTCCTGCTCTTCGAGGAATTCAAGGAGGCCAAGCTGCCCGGCTACGGCAACGCCTTTGATCTTGTGCTCAAAACCCGGTCCTTTTACAAGGACGTGGCCCGCAAGCGGCTGGACCGCGAGTTCCAGGGCGCGGACCGTTACATGCTCGCCTATTCGCGATCGTGGCTGAGCGTGGACAAGGATCTCTACCGCGAGGCCATAGAGCGCAATCTTGCCTACTTGGACAAAATACTGGCCGAATGCAACGGCGATCTGGATGAATTCGTTGCCAAACTCCGCCGAAACTACGTCAACGAGCCTCTCTGCTGA
- a CDS encoding HDOD domain-containing protein, with translation MHGNTEAFESMFIARQPVFAPDESVWGYELLFRSGLDNVAIIGDESQATASVIADGLTLATDGLDSKARILINFPEELLVSDAGFALPKDRCVIEILENVRPDKQNLDAVRRLKGAGYVLAVDDFFGQEELRPFVELADIIKVDILALGTDRAHIESTLAGLPRDVSVLAEKVEDNETFNTLRDMGFSLFQGFFFSRPEIIPGRKLTAAETTRLQVLGELAKPDFEPARLADIIQSDPSLTYRLFRYINSAGFGLTKKITSVKRAIDMLGMVRVKQWLRSVILADLNPSPKAGELAYLAVHRAKFLESVCSFSNRQTCKADSLFMTGLFSLLDAMLGMSMNDILKSLPLEEDVVEALNGSGDFYDLLRLAATYERGQWGETAQRLKRLSLDSFQAELLYIQSRSWAQKTLGYSKAK, from the coding sequence ATGCACGGCAACACAGAAGCCTTCGAATCCATGTTTATCGCGCGCCAACCTGTTTTCGCGCCGGATGAGTCCGTGTGGGGCTACGAGCTGCTTTTTCGTTCCGGTCTCGACAACGTGGCCATCATCGGCGACGAGTCCCAGGCCACGGCTTCGGTCATCGCCGACGGCTTGACCCTGGCCACCGACGGCTTGGATTCCAAGGCCCGGATCCTCATCAATTTTCCGGAAGAATTGCTTGTATCCGACGCGGGTTTCGCCCTGCCCAAGGACCGTTGCGTGATCGAGATCCTGGAAAACGTCCGGCCGGACAAACAGAATCTGGACGCGGTCCGGCGGCTCAAGGGTGCGGGATACGTCCTGGCCGTGGACGATTTCTTCGGCCAGGAGGAACTGCGGCCCTTTGTGGAATTGGCCGACATCATCAAGGTGGACATCCTGGCTTTGGGCACCGACCGGGCGCATATCGAGAGCACCCTTGCCGGACTGCCCCGGGACGTGAGCGTACTGGCCGAGAAGGTTGAGGACAACGAGACCTTCAACACCCTGCGGGACATGGGATTTTCCCTGTTTCAAGGGTTTTTCTTCAGCCGCCCCGAAATCATCCCCGGGCGCAAGCTGACCGCTGCCGAGACCACTCGGCTCCAGGTCCTCGGCGAACTGGCCAAGCCGGATTTCGAGCCCGCCCGACTGGCCGACATCATCCAGTCCGATCCGAGCCTGACCTACCGCCTCTTCCGCTATATCAACTCCGCCGGGTTCGGCCTGACCAAGAAGATCACCTCGGTCAAGCGGGCCATCGATATGCTGGGCATGGTCCGAGTCAAGCAGTGGCTGCGCAGCGTGATCCTCGCCGACCTCAACCCGTCGCCCAAGGCTGGAGAACTGGCCTACCTAGCCGTGCATCGGGCCAAATTCCTGGAATCCGTCTGCTCCTTCTCCAACCGGCAGACCTGCAAGGCCGACAGCCTGTTCATGACCGGCCTTTTCTCCCTGCTGGACGCCATGCTCGGCATGAGCATGAACGACATTCTCAAATCCCTGCCCCTGGAAGAGGATGTGGTCGAGGCCCTCAACGGGTCCGGCGACTTCTACGACCTCCTGCGGCTGGCCGCCACCTACGAGCGCGGCCAATGGGGTGAGACCGCGCAGCGGCTCAAGCGGCTCTCTCTGGATTCCTTTCAGGCCGAACTGCTCTACATCCAGTCCCGAAGCTGGGCCCAGAAAACGCTCGGCTACTCCAAGGCCAAATAA
- the murI gene encoding glutamate racemase, whose translation MKNQAELPIGVFDSGVGGLTVLKALRERMPCEDIIYLGDTARLPYGTKSAQTIVRYGVQCGAELIKRGIKLLVVACNTASAVALDALREANPGVPVIGVVEPGAQAACRASDNQAIAVIATESTIAGGAYQRAIHAIRPQARILGHPCPLFVALAEEGWTDGQIPEAVAARYLDPLFRPASGTGHPVIPDTLVLGCTHFPLLAPAIRNVVPSHTTIVDSAATTAETVYRELDRLNLDRPGSDCGSTAYLTTDDVPRFARTGSRFLGTPIAETDVELVDL comes from the coding sequence ATGAAGAATCAGGCAGAGTTGCCCATAGGCGTGTTCGATTCGGGAGTGGGTGGGCTGACCGTGCTCAAGGCCTTGCGTGAGCGCATGCCGTGCGAGGACATCATCTACCTCGGCGATACCGCCCGGCTGCCCTACGGCACCAAATCGGCCCAGACCATCGTCCGCTACGGCGTGCAGTGCGGCGCGGAATTGATCAAGCGCGGTATCAAGCTGCTCGTGGTGGCCTGCAACACCGCCTCGGCCGTGGCCCTGGACGCCCTGCGCGAGGCCAATCCCGGCGTGCCCGTCATCGGCGTGGTCGAACCCGGCGCGCAGGCCGCCTGCCGGGCCTCCGACAACCAGGCAATAGCCGTCATCGCCACGGAATCCACCATTGCGGGCGGAGCCTACCAGCGGGCCATCCACGCCATCCGGCCCCAGGCGCGCATCCTCGGCCATCCCTGTCCGCTGTTCGTGGCCCTGGCCGAAGAGGGCTGGACGGACGGGCAGATACCCGAAGCCGTGGCCGCCCGCTATCTCGACCCGCTGTTCAGACCCGCGTCCGGCACCGGACATCCGGTTATTCCCGACACCCTCGTCCTCGGCTGCACGCATTTTCCCCTGCTCGCCCCGGCCATCCGCAACGTCGTTCCCTCGCACACCACCATTGTCGATTCCGCCGCCACCACCGCCGAAACCGTGTACCGGGAACTGGACCGGCTCAATCTCGACCGGCCCGGGAGCGATTGCGGTTCCACCGCCTACCTCACCACCGACGACGTTCCCCGCTTTGCCCGCACCGGTTCCCGGTTCCTCGGCACCCCCATTGCCGAAACGGACGTGGAGTTGGTCGATCTGTAG
- a CDS encoding HDOD domain-containing protein, translating to MGTKRMDELKAGMILASDLVARDGRLLFKSGTELSDRQLELLRGMGVAEAEVTPDLSDLTEDDLLSIEDYVREFFLYVNPDHPAVIEMFHIALELTARAVASGWRLPDRDTRRAANVEHLGDIFTKGMGTPETIVEHETELASFPDIFFRIKEVLEDDAASADRIAKVVSTDFSLSAKLLKLVNSPLYGFPQTIDSITRAVALVGGKELSTLALGISAINYFKDIPPELVDMQSFWRHSITCGIFARMLAGTQNGLSPERFFIGGLLHDVGRLILFKKLPYASTEAMLFARENSLPLVEAEQTIMDFCHTDISEPLLAAWKFPESLAVMINYHHNPMEYPNPLEPAIIHVADNLTNAVEVAQGGMYVMPGLDEQAWELLGLDPEATLHQAVSQYAEQIDIVMSAFF from the coding sequence ATGGGCACAAAGCGCATGGACGAACTCAAGGCGGGCATGATTCTGGCTTCCGACCTGGTCGCCAGGGACGGCAGGCTGCTCTTCAAGAGCGGCACCGAACTGTCCGACCGGCAGCTCGAACTGCTCCGCGGCATGGGCGTGGCCGAGGCCGAAGTGACCCCGGACCTGTCCGATCTGACCGAGGACGATTTGTTGTCCATCGAGGACTATGTCCGCGAATTCTTCCTCTACGTGAATCCTGACCACCCGGCCGTCATCGAAATGTTCCACATCGCCCTGGAACTGACCGCCCGCGCCGTGGCGAGCGGCTGGCGGCTGCCGGACCGGGACACGCGCCGGGCCGCCAACGTCGAACACCTGGGCGACATCTTCACCAAAGGCATGGGCACGCCGGAAACCATCGTGGAACACGAGACCGAACTGGCCAGCTTTCCGGACATCTTCTTCCGCATCAAGGAAGTGCTCGAAGACGATGCCGCCTCGGCCGACCGCATCGCCAAGGTGGTCAGCACCGATTTCAGCCTGTCCGCCAAACTCCTGAAGCTGGTCAACTCGCCTCTCTACGGTTTTCCCCAGACCATCGACTCCATCACCCGGGCCGTGGCCCTGGTGGGCGGCAAGGAGCTGTCCACTCTGGCGCTCGGCATCTCGGCCATCAACTATTTCAAGGACATCCCGCCCGAACTCGTGGACATGCAATCCTTCTGGCGGCACTCCATCACCTGCGGCATCTTCGCCCGCATGCTCGCCGGAACCCAAAACGGCCTGTCACCGGAACGGTTCTTCATCGGCGGCCTGCTGCATGATGTGGGACGACTCATCCTGTTCAAGAAACTGCCCTACGCCTCCACCGAGGCCATGCTCTTCGCTCGCGAGAACAGCTTGCCCCTGGTCGAAGCCGAACAGACCATCATGGACTTTTGCCACACGGACATCAGCGAGCCCCTGCTCGCGGCCTGGAAATTTCCCGAAAGTCTGGCCGTGATGATCAACTACCACCACAATCCCATGGAATACCCCAACCCTCTCGAACCGGCGATCATCCACGTGGCCGACAACCTGACCAATGCCGTGGAAGTCGCCCAGGGCGGCATGTACGTCATGCCCGGCCTCGACGAACAAGCCTGGGAACTCCTCGGACTGGATCCGGAAGCCACCCTGCACCAGGCCGTCAGCCAATACGCCGAGCAGATCGACATCGTCATGAGCGCCTTTTTCTAG
- a CDS encoding CheR family methyltransferase, protein MSLLFSKSNTLRKSVKITEEEFLQLRDFVYDKSGIYIDEKRKYLFESRFSRRLGQLGLTSFTDYIKFLRVDRGQELKQLFELVTTNETSFCRDTKQLESFRDNLLKEVLDRQRKTGRLELNIWSAGCSSGEEPYTLVFLLLETLKAEIARWKISITAVDLSEEMISKARTGIYTEYAFKTTPDTIRKRYFKEVEGGWELDPRIRKLVNFLPMNLNDALAVKRVPRSHIIFCRNVIIYFDDAMKRKVVQAFYDNLLPGGYLLVGHSESLHKVSQSFRPVHNAGAIAYKKEE, encoded by the coding sequence ATGAGCTTGTTGTTTAGCAAATCCAACACCTTGCGGAAGAGCGTCAAGATCACGGAGGAGGAATTTCTCCAACTGCGCGACTTCGTCTACGACAAGAGCGGCATCTATATCGACGAGAAGCGCAAGTATCTCTTTGAAAGCCGCTTTTCCCGACGGCTCGGCCAACTCGGCCTGACCAGCTTTACCGACTACATCAAATTCCTCCGGGTGGACCGGGGCCAGGAGCTCAAACAACTTTTCGAGTTGGTCACCACCAACGAGACCAGCTTCTGCCGGGACACCAAGCAGCTTGAATCCTTCCGCGACAACCTGCTCAAAGAGGTGCTCGACCGCCAACGCAAGACGGGCAGGCTCGAACTGAACATCTGGTCCGCCGGGTGCTCGTCCGGCGAAGAGCCCTACACCCTGGTCTTCCTGCTGCTGGAAACCCTCAAGGCGGAAATAGCCCGCTGGAAGATCTCCATCACCGCCGTGGACCTGTCCGAGGAGATGATCAGCAAGGCCAGGACGGGCATCTACACCGAATACGCCTTCAAAACCACGCCGGACACGATCCGCAAACGATACTTCAAGGAAGTGGAAGGCGGCTGGGAACTCGACCCGCGCATCCGCAAGCTGGTCAACTTTCTGCCTATGAACCTGAACGACGCCCTGGCCGTGAAACGCGTCCCCCGGTCCCACATCATCTTTTGCCGCAACGTGATCATCTATTTCGACGACGCCATGAAACGCAAGGTCGTGCAGGCCTTCTACGACAATCTGTTGCCCGGCGGCTACCTGCTGGTGGGACATTCCGAATCCCTGCACAAGGTTTCCCAGTCGTTCAGGCCGGTCCACAACGCGGGCGCCATCGCATACAAGAAGGAGGAGTAG
- the buk gene encoding butyrate kinase — MSILVINPGSTSTKVALYRGGDTLAAEELQHPREDMVGFARVADQFEFRMRMVAEFLGKTGSNPKRITAVVARGGLLRPLEGGVYEVSDGMVDDLRSARYGEHACNLGGMLALALARHWGVPAYVVDPVVTDEMMDKARLTGLPGLERRSIFHALNQRGVARIVAERLGVTYEQSNFIVCHMGGGVSIGAHRRGKVVDVINALDGEGPFTPERTGGLPLVPVLDMVHSGRHDHAELRATILSRGGLVAHLGTNDPRVALARMAQGDEHAELVFQAMAYGIARYIVSMAPALTDERGRLDLAGVALTGGLSRSQPLVEEITRQVGFLGPVEVVPGEVEMAALAEGAARALCGREPVRTYAAG, encoded by the coding sequence ATGAGCATCCTGGTCATCAACCCCGGCTCCACATCCACCAAGGTAGCCCTGTACCGCGGCGGCGACACCCTGGCCGCCGAAGAACTCCAACACCCGCGCGAGGACATGGTCGGATTCGCCCGGGTGGCCGACCAATTCGAATTCCGCATGCGCATGGTCGCCGAATTCCTGGGCAAGACCGGCTCGAACCCGAAACGCATCACGGCGGTGGTCGCCCGGGGCGGCCTGCTTCGCCCTCTGGAAGGCGGCGTTTACGAAGTGTCCGATGGAATGGTTGACGACCTGCGGAGCGCCAGGTATGGCGAACACGCCTGCAACCTGGGCGGCATGCTGGCCCTGGCCCTGGCCAGGCATTGGGGCGTGCCCGCCTACGTGGTGGACCCGGTGGTCACCGACGAAATGATGGACAAGGCCCGACTGACGGGCCTGCCCGGACTTGAACGGCGATCCATCTTCCATGCCCTGAACCAACGCGGGGTGGCCCGCATCGTGGCCGAGCGATTGGGCGTGACGTACGAGCAATCCAATTTCATCGTCTGCCACATGGGCGGCGGTGTATCCATCGGCGCGCATCGCCGGGGGAAGGTGGTGGACGTCATCAACGCCCTGGACGGCGAAGGGCCGTTCACCCCGGAACGCACCGGAGGATTGCCCCTGGTGCCGGTCCTGGACATGGTCCACAGCGGGCGGCACGACCACGCCGAGCTGCGCGCGACCATCCTGAGCCGGGGCGGCTTGGTCGCCCATCTGGGCACCAACGACCCGCGCGTGGCCCTGGCCCGCATGGCCCAGGGCGACGAACACGCCGAGCTCGTCTTCCAGGCCATGGCCTACGGCATCGCCCGGTACATCGTCTCCATGGCCCCGGCCCTGACCGATGAGAGGGGGCGGCTGGACTTGGCAGGTGTGGCCCTGACCGGCGGGCTTTCCCGGAGCCAGCCCCTGGTGGAGGAAATCACCCGCCAAGTGGGATTCCTTGGCCCGGTGGAAGTGGTCCCCGGCGAGGTGGAGATGGCCGCCCTGGCCGAAGGCGCGGCGCGTGCCCTGTGCGGCCGGGAACCGGTCCGGACCTACGCCGCCGGATAG
- a CDS encoding phosphate acyltransferase yields MSDFSPITSLDELVRAALDLGRSGTMPRVAIARSAEGFVLRAGIEAYERGVAEPILVGNMEETQRIADERGLDISPFRQVHVADDAEAVFETVRLFREGEAQLIMKGLVPTATLLKAVLNKETGVPHGGRILSHVAAFESPVDGRLMLLTDPGVNIAPSLQRKVEILKNALEVARMLGIKVPKAAILAATEKINYPAMPATLDGDILTKMARQGQFGDAEILGPLSLDLAVSRKAAATKRFDSPVAGNADILVTPNIEAGNVLYKSLSTLCGCVMAAVVVGSRVPVVVPSRGDSDASKFHSIALASVLSGRIRS; encoded by the coding sequence GTGTCAGATTTTTCTCCAATTACCAGCCTGGACGAGTTGGTGCGGGCCGCCTTGGACCTGGGCCGCTCCGGGACCATGCCCCGGGTGGCTATCGCCCGGTCCGCCGAGGGCTTCGTGCTCCGGGCGGGCATCGAGGCCTATGAGCGCGGCGTGGCCGAGCCCATTCTGGTCGGCAACATGGAAGAGACGCAGCGCATCGCGGACGAGCGGGGGTTGGACATCTCGCCCTTCCGGCAGGTGCATGTCGCCGACGACGCGGAGGCCGTGTTCGAGACGGTCCGGCTCTTCCGCGAGGGCGAGGCCCAACTGATCATGAAGGGGCTGGTACCCACGGCCACCCTGCTCAAGGCGGTGCTCAACAAGGAGACCGGCGTGCCCCACGGCGGACGCATCCTCAGCCATGTGGCCGCCTTCGAGTCCCCGGTGGATGGACGGCTGATGCTCCTGACCGACCCGGGCGTGAACATCGCGCCGTCCCTGCAACGCAAGGTGGAGATTCTCAAGAATGCCCTGGAAGTGGCCCGCATGCTCGGCATAAAGGTCCCCAAGGCGGCTATTCTTGCGGCCACGGAAAAGATCAACTATCCGGCCATGCCCGCCACCCTGGACGGCGACATCCTGACCAAAATGGCCCGACAGGGACAGTTCGGGGACGCCGAGATTCTCGGGCCGCTTTCCCTGGACCTGGCCGTATCCCGCAAAGCGGCCGCCACCAAACGATTCGACAGCCCGGTAGCGGGCAACGCGGACATCCTGGTGACGCCAAACATCGAGGCGGGCAACGTGCTCTACAAGTCCCTGTCCACCCTGTGCGGCTGCGTCATGGCCGCCGTGGTCGTGGGCAGCCGGGTCCCGGTGGTGGTCCCGTCCCGGGGCGACTCGGACGCGTCCAAGTTCCACTCCATCGCCCTGGCTTCAGTCCTGTCCGGGAGGATCCGGTCATGA
- the ilvN gene encoding acetolactate synthase small subunit: MKRTLSALCRNEPGVLAMMARECGKYDANILSLAAGETENPQVSRIVLCVDGDDEAIDKVGRYLGSLDVVIQLDDLSRKDFVDRELVMIKVAMDPAQTGQLMQVFEVFRANVVGMGRETITVELSGDQERVDGLIKMLVPYGIKSMCRSGMIALKRGDE; the protein is encoded by the coding sequence TTGAAACGCACATTGTCCGCCCTGTGCCGCAACGAACCCGGCGTCCTGGCCATGATGGCCCGGGAGTGCGGCAAATATGACGCCAACATCCTTTCCCTGGCCGCCGGGGAGACCGAGAACCCGCAGGTGTCCCGCATCGTGCTGTGCGTGGACGGCGACGACGAGGCCATCGACAAGGTGGGCCGCTACCTGGGCTCCCTGGACGTGGTCATCCAGTTGGACGATCTGTCGCGCAAGGATTTCGTGGACCGCGAACTGGTCATGATCAAGGTGGCCATGGACCCCGCGCAGACCGGCCAGTTGATGCAGGTCTTCGAGGTCTTCCGGGCCAACGTGGTGGGCATGGGACGGGAGACCATCACAGTGGAACTCTCCGGCGACCAGGAACGCGTGGACGGGCTGATCAAGATGCTCGTGCCCTACGGGATCAAGTCCATGTGTCGCTCCGGGATGATCGCGCTCAAGCGCGGGGATGAATAG